The region AAATCAGGTACCTGGTCGCCGATCAACAATGCGGACATGGATGCCTCCTTCGATATGCTTGCCCGGTCCGGGCACTGAAAAGCGACACAGACTTCCGCTTTTGCCGCGGTTTGTCCAGTGCGCGATCGAGACGCAGGGGTTGACGGCACACGTTTCCGGCACCAGCTTCACAGGCAAGAGTTCAGACGAGCGAAAGTGAGCAGATGCATAACTGGCACGTTTATCTATCCGGCGAAATTCACACCGACTGGCGCGAGACGATCATCAGCCGGACAGAAGAGCTGAACCTGCCGGTGACGTTTTCCGCTCCGGTGACGGATCATGAGGCAAGCGACGATTGCGGTGCCGTTATTCTCGGCGATGAAAGCAGCAAGTTCTGGTACGACCACAAAGGCGCAAAGGTGAACGCGATCCGCACCCGGACGTTGATCGAGACGGCCGATATCGTCGTTGTCCGCTTCGGCGACAAATACAAGCAGTGGAACGCGGCGTTCGACGCCGG is a window of Roseibium salinum DNA encoding:
- a CDS encoding YtoQ family protein, encoding MHNWHVYLSGEIHTDWRETIISRTEELNLPVTFSAPVTDHEASDDCGAVILGDESSKFWYDHKGAKVNAIRTRTLIETADIVVVRFGDKYKQWNAAFDAGYASALGKSLIVIHDPSLTHPLKEVDAAALAVAQTSEQVVDILKYVISGKLVR